GGTCAATTTTTCAAGATGTTAACAGTGACACAAACCAAAAATATCTCTGCTCAAAAAAGTGTGATTTATTAACTGTAAGAGGCAAAAGCCAAGAGTGATTTTTACCTGTCATTTTAGTCAGGGGTTCCATCAGAGTCACTCCAATTCTGTCTATGGCAATAATACGATGCATATTGAGAAACTGCTTCAAAGATGGATGTATAACTTTTTGGCACAGGACAAGATCTACGTGGTCACTGATTAGCTGCCTTCCTAGGTTAAGCAGCTGGTCTAAGACTGCATTTTCAAGAGAAACCCCATAACTGACCACCACAGTTCCTTCTCCAGTGTCAGAAGTGTCTCCGGATAAAGTTGTACAAAAGAGTGCCACCTTGAGGGCAGTTGATTTTTTGATAGGTAATAGCCTCATTAATTGAACTTCTGACATTTCAATGAGTATCCCAGGTAATACAGTGGAATCTATAACTCTTTGACCTTTTAAAGGTACAATTAGACTCTTTCCTAAAATGATGTGGCCTTCAGCATTTTCTGGAATTGTAAGCAAAAAGGCTCTCAGGATCAAAGCACTGACATGCTCTGTTTCCTTTCTGGTGAGCATACAGGCAGGTTTACTTGTTAATATACTGCGCACCAAACAAAGGAGGATCTGAGTACTACTAAAGTCCACTGGGATTCGACAACCACAGGTCTCAGACTTGAGATAACTGATGCAAAGACTCAAAAGATGTTTATTTAATCTAATGACAGTGGTGGGTGTCAAGCCTAATCTCTGAACATTTTCAATCAGGTTGCAGCAAAGAATGGCTGTGAATAAGCCACAATCACTGAAGCTTGACACGTGATTCTGTATGGAGGTTGTCAGGATCTTTAAAATGGGATGTGTGACCAAAAGGTGACTGAGCAGAGCTGAGGACTGTGAGGTTGTACACACGTAACCTCCAAAGCCATTGTGCAGCTGCTTCAGCCTACCCGAAGGGCCATAGCATGATGTTACAATTCTTTTCAAGACAGAAAGTGTGGTCCTGACTCTCTCAGTTGTCAGTGGTTCACTCTTACACAATGATGGCTTCTTAGCTTCCAAACGAGACATCTTACTTCAGGTGGTAACTAGTGaagacagtttttattttgtaaaccacatttttctatttattgcatTATCAcgttttaacattaaaaattattctttaggAATTAAAGTATGAATATGCAGCATTGTGGCTATAAAATCAAAAAGTTCAATGTTTATGAAGCTAATCAGCATAGAATGATTTAATGACAAATTAGtaattccaaatatttattttacttcactCTTCAATGctcttttgtttgctttgagacTGAAATTTTACAGACTGCTTTGTAGACCTCTGTAAAAAGTATGTTCCAAGATGGACACCTATGAAAGATATCCCAGCTACAAGAAGCCAGTTCTTTCTAATCCAACTGgtatttttcatctcttctttCGATATGAAGCTCAGATTCAAAGCTGCTTCTTTacctaataaataaaaaaaaaaaaacattttagagaAATACTTCCCAAGCATTTTGTAGACTGCAGTTTAATAATTTATTCTAATGCTCTGCTGCCTTTTTAGAAAAAGGAACTACTAACTGGCACAAACCTCCAGAAAATGAGAAAGGTAAACCAACTTTGACTTAAAATTCCTTTATTCTTCAATAAATCCCCTCTACAAGAAAAAGTGCTTGTATTTCAGTGATTCTGTAAGGCACAACAACATGGCTAGAAAGCTTACAGCACAGTTATTTGAATATGGCATGCTTCTAGGAGAGAAATGCTACAATATAAAACAGAGAATTAGGtctctgagtctttttttttttttttttttgagatggagttttgctcttgttgcccaggctggagtgcaatggcgtgatcttggctcaccacaacctcagcctcctgggttcaagcaattctcctgcctcaccctcctcagtggcagggattacaggcatgcgccaccatgcccagctaattttgtacttttagtagagatggggtttctccatgtttgtcaggttggtctcgaactcctgacctcaggtgatctgcccacctctgcctcccaaagtgctgggattacaggcgtgagccactgtgcccggcaagtCTCTGAGTCTTAAAAGAAGtcccaaatatttttattctccaaCATGaagatttaatattatatttttatctataaTTGTGGTTTGCTTGGAAACTTTAGGTTTGAACAGAAGTGCATTTACATCAAGTCATGtttgtaaataattataaaaacaagatAGCTGTTGGCACGTCTACTGCAGGAACTCACTAATGTATAGTCTATATTTAGCTGAATAAATCTGCACAACACATTGTACCAAAAAACAAACCATGTTTTAAACACCTGGCTAAAGTCAGAGCcaattttctatcattttactTTATCAATCAAtgattttcagttttggaagtccTAGTCAACGAATCCTCCCCAAAGCACTGGTTAATGACAGTACATGCAAAAACCAAGGGATATGCtggataacaacaacaataaaaataggaTCTGAGTTGCAATTCAATTTCAAAGTCTAAATaccataaaatgttatatatcaaAAGGACATGTAGAAATACAATTCTAGTTTCCTTAACAAGGTAGtgtccttgttaaaaaaaaaaaagtgtgccttGAGGCATAAATTCCTGACACATTAATAATAATGtgtgaaaagaataaaaacgTTAGATCATAGATCTTATCTGTTGAGGCCGGGTGTTTTAAAGGTATATTATTCGTTAGTATTTCCAGGAATATGCTGAGTATGGTAGTGTCCAGGAGAGCATTTAGCATAAATGAAACAAATCTATTTAGCCTAAAGTACTTCCTAAAAGTAGGCTACAGCATAGTATGGTGATCAGACCAAAACCTTGATTTGAAGATGTGCAAAGAGGTGGGCAGAACAAGGGAATGTTATGCAAATGTTATTTTGGTTACCATTCCCAATTTAGCTAAAGGGCTGTAACCATGGCAACTGGGCCCAAATAAAGTAAGGGCAATGATGGTCAGCTTTCTTCCTGTGGTGATAAAGCTATTGTCAACTTTTGTATGGTatgaggagggaaagaaaaatctgTTTATTGATGCCAGGAACAGCCAAGGTACTTAAATATTTCAATGGCTATTTCAGATTCAGCAAAAtctgagaaatacatttaaatgaaACCTCATAAAGTGACTTCTATATGTTAATTTGCACGTTaaaagttacacacacacacacacacacacacaccccccacaatAAAAACTATGATTAAGAAAATCGTTTTTCTAGTTAGAACATTTTCAATACTTCATAGTGTCATGTAACTTTTCAAAAACAGAATGCCATGTTGGCACCTCTGTCAGTCTTACAGTAGTGAGACCAGTACACACATCTTTTGGCTAGTATTTCATTAAAATGACAAAGAAATCACTGAAAGTGGTAGTGACTCCCAAATCATTTTAAAGATGCCAAAACTTGTTGACCTGTGGTCACAGGTCTAGATCTGAACAAAAGAAGGTacgagaaagagaaaagagaaaaaaaaaccaaaccactgGGGCTGGTTTATAGAACACGTTTGGAAGTATCAGTTCAGCTCTATTAAAACTCTTTCTTCCTAAACAAGGTGCTCCATAATTCCAAGAGTTACCATCAGACGAATGGTCCTGACTATTCTTGGATGCACAGGCTTGGCagatgggtttttgttgttgttgttgcagtgATGGATAACTTaattaaaataacagtaaaactTGTGTGACTTCTTCTAAATTAAGAGGTGCActataaaatatgatttaaagaaaatacaaacaggTAAAAGTTTTTCCTAAAAGCAAATGGAGTTCTTTGGCAAAAAGAatgattacaggtatgaggtAAGAAATACACAAGGTAAGCTGGGCTCCTTTTCTGCCAAAAAGTAAGGGTGTTATTATAGACTACGTGGGTCATATCACAAGgacaaaggaaaaacaacaacaggaGTCAACTTGGAGAGGATCCAAAATGGGACAActttagcattaaaaaaaaaaaaagacgactGCAACAGATTAATATAACTGAAATAAATGCAAACCCACAGGTTCATActaacaccaaaaacaaaaaccctaagtGGCTTGAGCACTCATTATTATAAAAACCAATAAAGGGAATTACAGGGATAAAACATTAATCTTGCTTTCCTTGTATAAATGCATTTTGGGGTAACTGAATAGTTGACGATGGAAAGTTGTTCCAGCTAATAAATGGAGAAGGAATGATAGAATTTGAGCAGCATCATTTGGCAACCCCTAATGAAATAGTGCATTAGACCCATATATGGTGGTTGGTAAATTAAGCCTATGGACCATATCCAGACTGCTGCCTGTTTtcgtaaatgaagttttattggaaagCAGCCATGCTCATTAATTTGTGTACTGTGTATGAGTGCTTTTACACTACAACAGAAAGCTGAAGGGTTGGTATAGACACTATATgatctgcaaagcctaaaatatttactatctgatcttttatagaaaaaaagtttgccaatttcTAGGTTACAGCAATGATAATGAATAGTCGCTAATAATTATTAAGTAAAAgatcacctggccaacatggtgaaaccctgtctctactaaaaaaatacaaaaaactagtcaggtgtggtggtgggtgcctgtaatcccagttactcggaaggttgaagcaggagaatcacttcaacccagatggcagaggttgcagtgagccgacatcacccaactgcagcctgggtgacagagtgagactccatcttaaaaaaaaaaaaaaaaaaaaaaaatcaaaggggaACTTTATAATGGAAAGAAACACTGCTAACTTGCCTGTTAGTCTTAGCAACACTGGCTAGATGCAGTGACTCTTGCCTGTAaacccaacgctttgggaggccaaggcaggaggattgcttgaggccagaaatttgagaccagcctgggcaacacagcaagaccctggttctaaaaatattttagaacttagccaggtgtggtggaagatgcctatagtcccagctacttgggatgctgaggctggaggatggcctgtgcccaagagtttgaggctgcagtgagctatgatatgctactgcactgtagcctgggtgacaaatcaAGGCCTGtgaccaagagtttgaggctgcagtgagctatgatatgctactgcactgtagcctgggtgacaaatcaAGATccttctctctaaaaaaaaaaaagtcaacatcaTCATCAAAAGTGGATCAGACATTATATATGAAACAACATGATTACCTAGGATCTATTCCACAGTACCATCCATGAAGTATTCTTgttcaaaaagtaaattaaaaaaacaaatgaaagtagCCTCTTGATATAATTACGAGATTACAGGAAacaggggagagaaagaggaaattgtTAAATGACAAGATGAGGAAGCAATCAGCCAAACTGAGAATgtgggaaattttttaaaaggcagatttAGGAGGGGAATTGAAAAGAGATATTATCTATCAAATGCAATAGGTAGACCTTGTTTGGATCCTGATTCCAACAAACCACCTGAAAAGATTTTTTATAGACAAATTCAGAAATATAAACATGGCCTTGGGTATCAAGTTGTAGGTAAAGAGTCACTGTTAAGTTTTTCTAGGTGATAATGcaaatgtgtttgtgtatgtgtgtttattctTACTGTTAAAGGCACATACGAAAGGACTACATAGTGGAGCTTAagatttgatttaaaatattctagcagttcaaaaaacagaggaaaagatGGATAAAAGAAGACTGGCAAAACGCTGTTAACTATTAAAGCTGGTTGTGGCGAAATGCCCTGAACTATTAAAGCTGGCTGTGGCAAAAGGCCATTAACTATTAAAGCCAGTTGATGGATACTTGAGGGCTCAATATACTATCCTCTCTTTATCTTGAGGCATGTATGTAATTTTCCATaatgaaaataagaatagaaaataagAGACAAATAAATGCATTCTTTTGATGTACTTCAACTATTCGGAATTTGTGTTTAACTTACTCTAAATCCGGCTCTAACTTTTGCTTACTAAAAGTCTGTTTAAATATCTGCTTCTGCTTGCTTGACTGGAAATGTTAGCCTCTAAAACTTTTAACTATTGCTGCACTGGCATCTAAAATCTCTTACTACATTCACCTAACATTTTTAGAGGAGATTCTTTTCTCAGCTCTATTTTTCCTCCAAGAGTATTTCTTTTTGCATGAGAAGAAACTACTTAATTTTCTTCCTCCAAAGTTTGGCCATACCTGGCCTCCAAACTGTTAAGACATCTTTTTGTTCTTTACTTCTTGTCATAAGtacaatatacatacataatataatgGTCTTACTAGTCTGAAAGACTATATATATTAAAATCCAGCACCTAATAAATTCTCTAACTCCCTGCTTATATATATTAAAACTCTTCCTATAAATACAAATTCTATATAGAATGTCCTAAAGTTACTCTTTTAAGTTGTTAAGCTTCTATGTTACTACCtggcttttatatttaataattgtcTAATAAGCTATGCTCTTCCACTTCTGCTTAtgaacatttaaaagtaaaatcttgatttaaaatattgttgaaaCCAGTAATTATACCAAAAGTCAAAATCTCAGACCAAGgcttataaataaggaaaatctTACTGAGGTTCTTCTTCCATAAAGAGCAGAACCTTACACTCATCTATCTTATAACAAAACTTAGAACATATTATTCACCTCAAGGTTAAAAAGTAAATTACAATAGAAAATGCTTTACAATTACAGGGTCACAGTTCTTTATCTGAAACTCCTTGGGCCAGATGAGTTTCATAATTCAGAATTTCTTAGATTTTATAAATACAATATAGTGTATGTAACATCCATAATCAATATaatcataatatagtataatgCTATATTATAGTAAATCAAACGTGACAAATGCCAATAAAATTTCTGCAGTGAAACTCAATTTTCATATTAAGTGGAATAAAAACAGTGACCTCCCCAATTTATCTAtgagggatatgttccaagaccacccagtggatgcctgaaactacaTATAGCActaaaccctatatatactatgttttcttcttgtacatacatacctatgataaagttcaatttataaattaggcacaatactcttgtgctttgggtaCATTGTGAAGTAAAGTAACGGTTACCTGAACATAAGCGCGGAGATACCACCACAGTTGATCTAACCCAGAGTGCTGCTAAGTGACTAACGAGCAGGTAGACAGACAAGGGAATGACTCACATCCTGGGTGGATGAAGTAGAATATCCcaggatttcatcatgctactcagaaaggtgcataatttaaaatttatgaattgtttatttctggaattttctatttaatattttcagactggggttgactgcaggtaactgaaactgcagaaagccaAACTGCGGATAAAGGGAGACAACTGCACTGCAAATTGCCTCATGTCAGTTAAGATCAAGTTTTGCTGCCAAAGGAGTGAGGATaaaatgttttggttttgagAACTTTTTGAATTTTGGAATTATGGATGAGGGACTATAGACCTAAATTATATAACTTCATCCTCTTTATTTCAGTGACTCTCAAAAGTAACAAATTATGGTCAAGCTAAAATAGTTGATGTTAAGAAATGAATACAATTAGTTttgtattgttaaaaaaaaagaacactaatagaagaaaataatcttGTATAAATTTGGACTTTTGTGATATGTAATGGTAAGGAGTCAGGGGCTCCTTTGCACACATTCATGATCCTGGTGATGCTGCTAGCAAAACTGCCCTTTCCCTTTGCATTCAATTGACTGCCAGACAAGTGTCAAATGTCTCTGCACAACGAACTTTTCTAGAAACAACTGCAGAATAGTATTTTGCCAGTGGGTCATAATAAAAACAACAGGTAACTTGCCAATTTAGGCTTTTCCTTGCCAGAGATCTAAAAGATTGAGTTTCCCATTGTTGGAATGTGCCATATGATTAACCAACCAGATTAAATGGAACTTACCTGAAGATTGCAAGCCTGCTACTTCCCCTGGATTTGGCTCTTCTGAAGATTTGAAAGTCCCAGACTATCTTGCTCAGGAATGTCGTCGTTTTTAGGTATTTGGAAAACAGGGCTGCTTTTGATTCTGTACCACCCCAAATGTATGAGCCCAACTAAAGGGACCATAACAACCAAAACTTTGTAGTCTCTCCACAAGTTCCGAAGGCTCATAGTACTTCAGCATCAGTGTACCTAAGAAAAGGTTACagttagaggaaaaaaaacactaaaacccATAACCTCCCTTTAATTACATTTCTAAATCACTACAAGTAGCATGCTGTACTCTAACAAATGCTGactgttaaacattttaaattataatacattGCAATGTTAATAAACAAAGAGACATGTCATTGACCCAAAGGGAGCAGGCAGTCAGCCTCGGGGAACTTACAGAGCAATACTGACTTTTTGGCAACAATTGTAAAGGAGCAACATTACCTGCTGGAAAAGCTATATGAATCTTTGAAAACACACATGCATGGAgtgttctttaaatatattaatgttcTCTGAGCCACAATAGAGTAAgagcctttttttaaattatattttttaaaaattataattacaggctgagggtggtggctcatgcctgtattcccagcactttgggaggctgaggcaggcagattgcctgaggtcaggagttcgagaccagcctagccaacacagtgaaacatcgtttctactaaaagtataagTATTAGTCGGatatggtagcgcatgcctgtaatcctagctactctagaggctgagtcagcagactcgcttgaacctgggaggtggaggttgcagtgagccaagatcatgccactgcactaggcaacagaatgagactccacctcaaaaaaaaaaaaaaaaaaattacatttagtcACAATTTTAACAGAAGAATCAAACGGTAATCCACAAATATGCAGTAAGAATTTAGGTTCCATATTCTGACAGGATGTAGTGATAAGTGTTTCAACTGCGATTACAACAGCTGAGCATGGATTCCAATTGCAGTAAAAGATTTCTGGCTTGGACGCTACGAATTAGAATGAATGTAACgccatttccacatttatgtgCAAAACTACTGCATTTTAGAGTGTTTGCCCTGAATCACTAGAAAACCCTAACTTGCAGGGTTATCAACCTAGTTTAGACAAAGAAACTGGGGCTAGACAGTTGCCTGGAGTTAAAAAGTTagttagcttttaaaatatatatatatattttaaatttggaaaggaTGGAAGTAGGGCCCAGAAAGATGCTATGTTTGATGATCTGTTGGGTTTGGGAACTTGAATCTGGACAACCTCTAAAGACTCCTTATACTGTTCCTTATACTCTTAATAAGGACTGCTCCACCATCTATGAGACATGCTATGAACTTGGCTCAATTGCATCTCTGAGTTTTAGTACCATGAAATCTcctaaattactttatttttgtctaaATGCCATTAGAAAAAGGTCTGAAAAGAATTTCTTATTCCCTCTTTTAAGACCAAAACACAATAGTACTGAGTTAAATAGTCTGAACCATCTGTGTTCTGTGTATacatactaaaaataataaaagatgttATCTTATAGCTATGAACATGTTATTCTTAGCATTATAAATCATTTCTCCCAAAGGTCTCAATTCATATTTTATAAGGACTTTGTGGCAAAATTTTAATTACTAGATAGAGGAAACACGACCTGCTTTGTAAATGAAAGTATTTTATGgccttttccttttctaacgtactGTGGTATACTATATACTTTTTGTAACCTTTAGAGAATACACCTTTTATTGACATGCTTATGTTCCATTTTTAGAGGGAATCAATTACAAATAACTGTATCATAATTAAATTTCATTGTGAAGTCCAAAGGCAAAAGCCTTTGGGAATTTGAGAGTACAATAAAATAACTGGGGGAGGAATTTAGAGTAAGGAGGGAAGAATTCTAGTAAAGGCTACTTACTTATAGGAGAGACAGAGGCTGCACCAAAGGTCAGCTGGCCTGTGTTGATTGACATATGGCATTCTTGTTTGCAAACACCTTAACTAAAGGCCTAGAAGATACTGTTATTTATATCCAGTCTCAATACTTAAGGTGACTTTGGCACCTCTATTCCCCTCAACATGAGGTTATCAagttatattatctttttttttttttttgagacagagtcttgctctgtccccaagctggagtgcagtggtgcgatctcagctcactgcaagctccgcctcccaggttcacgccattctcctgcctcagcctcccgagtagctgggactacaggtgcccgccaccacgcctggctaattttttgtatttttagtagagacagggtttcaccgtattagccaggatggtctcgatctcctgaccttgcgatccgctcgcctcggcctcccaaagtgctgggattacaggtgtgagccactgcgcctggcccttcaAGTCACATTACTTTTAAGAGCCATATCTGCCATTCACCATTTACTTCTCCATGATCATTAACATAATTCAACATTTGTCAGCTTTTTTCTGAACTAtaaactcaaggaaaaaaaaccctaGCTTATAAAAAGAgattagggccaggtgcagtggctcacaaaagtgtaatcctaacacttcgggagcctgaggtgggcggatcacttgagcctaggcaacgtggcaaaacccgtttctacaaaaaatacaaaaattagctgggcatggtggcgcacgcctgtagttctagctgcgTGGGGggtgctgaggtaggaggatcgcttggaccttgggaggctgaggccgcggtgagctgagataacaccattgcactccagcacagGTGATGAAATGCGATCGTTtcgaaaaaacaaaccaaaagcaaaaaagagaCTGGATAGGATAAAAGGATGTAATAATAAAATTGAGATTTGTAACTCAAGAACTAAAATTAGGAACAAATTAAATGACAATCTGTAACACTAATGTTTGGGGAAGTGTTGTACTATTCTCTCCAGCAAAGTGGTTAACAGCATGTAATGACATAGTATGAACCCTCCTTGAGAAGAGTGAAAATTATATAGGGTTAGCTCCCTATAATACTTAGTGAATCTTTAGGTCATCTCCCagttaaagataaaagaaatgctCAATTTTATGTATATTGTGCTTAACAGTCTATTACTCTTTCCATTAGGATAACTTAAGGATTGATGAATCTTTTTCTAGATTTAGGTTTAGTTAAACCTGGAAATCAGTATCTATTTTAACCGAAAACTCTATTTGCTAAACATCACTGAGACTCAGTACAGTATTTCCTGGTTAGTAAATGATGTAGACTGATTTAATGATTAATTGCTTTAATGTTTACTGAACATCTACATGTCCCCACTTCCTCAAATTCTCCATATCTCATACATTGATTTGGCTAATGGGGGTGAGAGAGCAAGTAACTATTTTCTGACAGATAATTCTGTTGTCCTTTGAGAGGCTTGGGAAATGATTAGGATCAGTATGGAAGGGCTTTTCACTTTACAAACTATTTTTAGAGTTTTCATTTAattcacataaaaacaataagtatcacactgtacatataatagtCCCTTTTCACTGAGCAAGATGGAATTAGCACTTTAAAATGACATTGGcatataatgagacctcatctctattttaaaagaaaaaaatatattaaataaaaaggaaaaaaaaaaggccaggcacagtggctcacacctgttaccccagcactctaggaggctcaggcagggggactgcttgagcccatgagttcgagactgcctgggcaatatagtgagacttcatctctattttaaaagaaaaaatatatatttttaaaaaatgacattggcaTATAACTTTAAACTACTtcatttctttcacttaataGTGAAAAATCTCCAGTACACTGGATGTATTCTATTGCCTGCATAACCTCTTCTCAGGGCAAGACACATTAGACCTTACTATACCTTACTAGGAAAGCTCATTGCtagttttacaaaaaaaaaaatagttttcaaattttatatttgatatgGTAGTTAGCGAGGtaatgtgttatttattttgtttataaactCTTGCAGAGCTTTTACTTACAATCAAACATATTTTGGGGATACAATTTTAATTtagcactttttttcttcttagttccTCTGTggttttttacaaaatgaaaattagggcggggcacggtggctcatgcctgtaatcccagcactttgggag
This window of the Gorilla gorilla gorilla isolate KB3781 chromosome 21, NHGRI_mGorGor1-v2.1_pri, whole genome shotgun sequence genome carries:
- the LOC129523576 gene encoding uncharacterized protein → MSLRNLWRDYKVLVVMVPLVGLIHLGWYRIKSSPVFQIPKNDDIPEQDSLGLSNLQKSQIQGK
- the LOC129529205 gene encoding uncharacterized protein yields the protein MKNTSWIRKNWLLVAGISFIGVHLGTYFLQRSTKQSVKFQSQSKQKSIEE
- the MKKS gene encoding molecular chaperone MKKS; this translates as MSRLEAKKPSLCKSEPLTTERVRTTLSVLKRIVTSCYGPSGRLKQLHNGFGGYVCTTSQSSALLSHLLVTHPILKILTTSIQNHVSSFSDCGLFTAILCCNLIENVQRLGLTPTTVIRLNKHLLSLCISYLKSETCGCRIPVDFSSTQILLCLVRSILTSKPACMLTRKETEHVSALILRAFLLTIPENAEGHIILGKSLIVPLKGQRVIDSTVLPGILIEMSEVQLMRLLPIKKSTALKVALFCTTLSGDTSDTGEGTVVVSYGVSLENAVLDQLLNLGRQLISDHVDLVLCQKVIHPSLKQFLNMHRIIAIDRIGVTLMEPLTKMTGTQPIGSLGSICPNSYGSVKDVCTAKFGSKHFFHLIPNEATICSLLLCNRNDTAWDELKLTCQTALHVLQLTLKEPWALLGGGCTETHLAAYIRHKTHNDPESILKDDECTQTELQLIAEAFCSALESVVGSLEHDGGEILTDMKYGHLWSVQADSPCVANWPDLLSQCGCGLYNSQEELNWSFLRSTRRPFVPQSCLPHEAVGSASNLTLDCLTAKLSGLQVAVETANLILDLSYVIEDKN